The DNA region ttttttagactCTCTTTAATGAATCAAATTTTGAAGCTTTTTTGCATATAAATGGTTTTccgttttgaaaattttaaacataaaaattagTTCTTTTatatttgtgattttttgttttaaaaaagttCTTAAAGTGACTCATTTGTCAACACAAATTTACCATAACCAGTGGTAGCGCTAACATCATAATGAAGggttgttaaaaaaaaacatcataatGAAGGGACCACGTAACAATGGTGGAAGATGTTGTTCTTATTTGGTGGCGACTGGCGACCACCTTGTTTGGTGGTGGTCGCGacgtggtggtggagggtggttatGGCAGCAATAAGAAAGGTGGCGGTGGAGGAGGTTGCGgcagtggtagtggtggagcgTAGTGGTAGTAGCGTTGATGGCAATGGTGGAGGTGGTtgcggtggtgatggtgatgaaggTGAGTGTTACCTGGTGATGACAGTGGTTGTAGTGGCGGCGACAATGGTGACTGTGGTGAAGGGTGGAGGGGGCAGTGGAAGTAGTAGTGCAGGCAGTGGTGGCAACAATGGTGGGGTGGTGGTTGCAATAGTGGAAGGTGGTGCAGGCGGTGGTGGAAGTTATGGTATTCGAGGTTAGTGTTGTTAATAGTAGTTGTGGCAGTGGTAGTAGCAGCattggtgggtggtggtggttgtggtggtggcaacaATGGTAGTGGCAGCGGTGGTTGTTGTAAGACCCTGATTTTATTAAGTATTGTATTATTATTTGAGATAAATAATATATGTCAAGTTTTGTGAATGATGAGTTTTGCTTGATTGAGTTTTGGCCGCATAGTGAAGAGAAAAGTGAAGTGAATGTTTGCCTTGAGTTTATCTTTGATTTATTTGGAAAAGATAGAGTTTATTAATTGGGTGAAAGGAATTaagttaattatttatttattcagtttttatttaataaaaggtGGAATAATTGGATTAAATTCAATTATGTGGTGAAGGGAGAAAAATTAGGGTTTGGAACCCTAGTGAGGCTTGTGGCCGCCGACCACATTAAGGTGATGGGGAGGGTTTTATTTGGTTTTTATTTCTGATTATTGGTAATTAATGTGATTAATTGGTTTGTCTTGGGCTTGGgcttgaaagagaaaaaaaaaaaaacaaaacctagagctatgtgtgtgtgtgagccGTCGAGTGTATAAGGGGGAGGGGaatccttatttttcttttcacacAAGCTGATCATTAGAGAGAAAACCTCTTCTGCTTTCCTTAGACTTCAGAAGAGAGAAACccaagagaagaaaagaagagaaagtattgagaagaagagagaaagaggcgtgagaaagagagaagaagatAGTGAGGCcgagagagagaaaagagaaggaTCAAGGGAGAAAGAAGGAGATCAAACAAGAACCAGAAGGAGCAACAAGGAGTTGCCTCTTCATTCATCATCTTTCTATCATTCTTTCATACCAAaaggctaaggtgagggcagaTCTGGTCTTGGGTAGAGTCTAGTCAAAATCTTGATGAAAAACTTATGATTTTATGTGGAAATATGCAAGTTCTGGGTGGGTTATGCTAGGGGAAATTATTGTATGATAGAAGGGCTTTCTTATGCATGAACAAGGTGCAAAGTTTCTGTTTTGATCATGTCTTTATGTGTTGCCATGAATTCCTTGTTGATCACATGAGAAAACTTGCGATTTTTCCACCATGATGCTAGATTTGATTTATATGGTATGACTTGCTATAGATCTGAAGTTTTAATGAAGTTTCATGATAAAAATACTACTGGAAATTGGCTTGAGGACCTTGATCCATCAAGATCAAGAGGGTTTGAAAAACCCTAGCCAAACATGCTCCCGGCCGAACCCACTTTGAGGGTTCTCGGCGGATTTTTTTATGCTTCTTGATCCATGAAATACCTTGATGTTTTGGTGCTGGATTTTGTAGGATAAATATGAGAACATGAATATGTGTTAATTGCTATTATGTAACCGAACCCTATGCTTCCTAGGGTTAGGTTTTTGGACTTGTTCATGTGACGGGAGATGCTTGATCAATTGTCTGTTTTGGCAagaatggggggggggggggattttaATAATATGCTATGCATGATGACTATTGGTATGCTTATATATAATGACATTAGTAGCCAATTATAGAGATGTGAACTTCGCTTGCAAGTAGTGTGATGTGACTTATGGTAATAGTTTTAAGAGTAGggtatggaccatgagaacgatggtgccatTAGAGACAAAAGGTTGCTTGCACGTGAGGGTgattgtggattgactgtgtgacTCCACGTGATGAGGTTGACTGCGGTCCCCTCGAGATTGATGGATCGATTGTGTGTCTCCATGTGACTTAGGTTGACTGTGTGTCCCCTTGTAATTGTTCATTTGCGGAtgttcgagattggccaaggtgaaTGTGGTGGTTGGGAGatggtgaggtcgttagcctaactgaaccTTAGGTTACTAACTGAGATGTATATGAATTACTCCTGTTTATTAATATGATAGCACTATGTGTTTACCTGTTTTACTTGCGAGTATTGTATGGGATCTAACCCTCTATTATCTGTTATTTGTTTATTCTTGGGGGGGGAGGGGGGGCAGATGGTGCTGACGAAGACTTCGGTGTATTCTTGGACACTAAAACTTCGCGTTGAGGACAATGACGACGCCTGGGTGGTCGACTCGCGCCAGGTGCGTCGTATTTATGTCGGCAAGGCTACGATCACGAGACTCGACGGAAGAGGACTAGTCATCCAGACTCAGGAAATGGAACATGGGAGGGTGAAAGTGCCTTTTGCACCCCCTCGTTTCTATTTCCCGATGGACGCGGGATCGAGGACAGGATTAGTACATGTATCTTAGGAGGAGCTAGATCCTTCGGAGGATATGGAGATCGTTTTGGGGAAATCATTAGCGGGGCCCAGTGCACCACCGGTACCAGTTCCAGAGGCCGCTCCCATCGGGCAGGAGGCTAAGGAACAGGAGAGACAGCAGAAGAAGCTAAGGGGACTCCTTGTTGGACTGGTGCCTTATACAGtcgatgatgatgaagatgaagaggaggaagaagggtCTGAGTGACTTTACTTTATTGTTGGGTTGAGTGATCGTTAGTAttgaacttatttattttcttactttGGATTTTATCTCCTTTTTGGAAGGTTGTTGTAATCACATTTTGAGGATCATTTCAATAAATTATCTTATTACGTTATGGATTACTTTTAATGTTGAGGTTACGATTgtaattctggttctcgcacagaacaaatgttctacgcgatgctgggataaccggttcgacaactgactaatagtaacaaaaccagcaaaataataaagaagaacacagatgattggtaacccagttcggtgaaacttcacctacgtctggagggtttgcacccaaagaaaggaaattcactatctaaagattcaggaattacagacactcatgaacaccacagttcatagttcacttcctaatctacccagtgtatttctacttagtatctcaacctaagtatgagagcccctctcactttcccTCAATCACTGCCTCAGTGACTAGTAactaacaatcaacaatcagagtttgcagATGCAAACAACACAGATCATaaccttgctttatagaatcaagGAGCAAAGTATGATCACAAGtaaacaaggacaaagaacaaccctaaaacccttgatctctctcaattagcttcggtggtcttcatgttttaggtcttcatccttttatatacttcagcagcagcagcataggcactagggttagcatggactgaagtaacagattgcaacaaccatcaaatcaaaactgaatctccaaagatcttgttgcgtttttcccaagtaaagatagaaacaaatcttttgtcaaagattgtttcaacaagtAACAACtcacaattaaaacccttctggtacagctacttgaacctcaagtaactaataaaaacatatcttcataagatcttcaagggcccacaatcacgttccaagcaaaggactgatatcctagcttcacgaaatcagatgccaAGGCATCTTCTTCGACATcgggttgtttttgacaaaatgcaagacaacaaagtaacaacaatctccccctttgtcaaattttgtctaaaacaactcacagatCAGAGAGGGTAACATAGAGAACCAAAGCTCCCCCTTAGCAGCAGAACTCCCCttcaaatgatgcatccatacTAACAACAATCATACTCCAAAaggcatagttggaacaaaGAACATAGCAGCAAAACACACTAACTATCCAACAAAAGCAAACCAGTAAACCAGTAGCAACTTGAACATAAAACAGTAGCAGCTTGGAGTACTACACAACCAGTTACTTGCCTTGTTTTGAAAGTGTCTTCAAATTATTACAGATCAAAGCTACCAAGTAGGAAAACATAGTCTTCacagcaacagaaacaacacagATTCTTCaccaaactactccccctttttaacatAAATTTTGTAAAAGCGTCTTCAACATAAACAAAACATCACTTCTAAGACCAAAATGACAACAATTCATGAACATTTTCAATAGCTGACTTCTTACAACCGGTAGATGGTTCAGAACCCAAGGTAGATTGATGGATTTGGAGATCAAGTTCAGATGTGTCAACAATGGGGTTTGGATTTCCAGCAGAGGGTTCCATATTCACATCTGAAGTAGTCTCAAATAATGTCTCGACATGGGGTTCAACATTGGGAACAGAAACAGATTCAACTGATATCTCATGAATCACATTAGGCACAATAACATTAGGATCTGCACTTACAGATTcacctatgcttgcatgaacagTTGGTGGTGCATTTGAGACTTCAAGAGAACTTGCAGCAACAAATTTCTTCCTGCACTCCTTCATAACATCTTCACCAGGACTCTGAGATTTAAGAAGAGCAACATCATTTGAATATGATCTATTCACCCtagatggatgtgaagacatcTCTTCCTCGCGGAAGAACTTGACTCTAACTCCTTCTTTAggtttccactctttccttgctagagctacttgtggattagtccttggttgataatgagactgaggatatccatatagcttgtaatagtagggccttatatgaccaagtttgccacagtgatgacatctccaagtagattttgtaagacccaagattttaagcttagaataagtggaagagatttccatttacgattaggcttgatgtatcgtgaaaggaaacctgaacaagagtttaccaaatgaaataaatttatgaaggagaaagttcaggaaaagccaaaggatcgtatcgaagtcgataaaagttatagcacgatcgttatacgcttaaacctaggtcagaaaccctagtatatagctaattttcacttttaggcacgacggaagttaattccaaaaatcttcagagaaatgttagaacttctctttttccatatatcaaaatcgtttcgaggcgaaactctaggatctacgaacgtccgattccaatcatcggaagtttgccgaaaccgaatccctagtatttcaaaaccctagaatttctcgacgatgaagactttttctattcagagcttcaaatgaatattctacacgcgtacacccatttctcttgatgatttcaatctttcttccgaaggaagttttctattccgacattcgatgcaaaaagcaacttatcgggtaaaatagttttataccgactatgcattagttgccaaaaatacaaggagacctctttatagttttggaattattttgccaaaacatatctattaattcacggagaatgacgccggaaaaatcagattcgcgaaactttcattttcccgcgttttgccaacctctatatatagccaagaaatgagaaaaaaacaaatatcttacccatttcatccaaggaggccgcgagtttgagaggagaggaggagaagaagattttgttcaatccttgcttgatcgttgattaatcagttgctgcttcaaggtttcgaggtatagtcgctaatccttacctctgatcgctttttccatagcttttctgtagagttttctgagcggatagtttatgggtttttgcaaaactatcctgaatctttcatttctgattctaaacctcttctatatgtgcccaagatcacttctgccggattagattttccgttatgtcgccggaattccgccggaatcaattttagcctcaaatacccatttttggagtttttgaggtaaagcttcaacctttaggctaaaaactatcgccttagcttagtgttagtaggattagttgtcataaacgtcgttagtaacgtccctgcaaaatttggtttttgggatttcagttttgaaatttctaagttaaaaatcatgaccaaaatacccctgcgacagtttttgatccgataatttttccgagttcagaatacccttagttacggctaatgaaagcataggaaccaagtttgatcgaagaaaaatcgagccccacaattgtgaaaagtggccgagccctatagaggaggagggggaaaattccttttccgaaaacttgtcctttcgcgctagattatcgtacctcggagtatgaactacttcgtgtaaccttagtgagcattgatagcttagtttccgatagattttgatagaattctgtggttttactttaaaggttcttttgaagaatttcctgaagatcaaggagctcattgtgaaggaacgtttgaggagaacgctggaataactagaggtaagggcaacttaccttgctagttaatgctttaggtgtcgatgaattcgacttgatttattgtttatgcacttgtttgtgtttgactggtaaaatgttttctgaggcttcggctgacaatgtagatgattcatctactgaatgtttttgagagtgaattacatgctatgtgctatgtgggtaatctaggatgtgtggtgcatgccttatatgctaagtgctatgtggttattgcttattatgttgatatatgacatgttgattgatggtgctgagttatttatgctttagcaatgaaatctgagtttctgaatagtgagaatagcgggcaggtcatgccgattttattttgagagttttggggaaagtttgataggacgaatgagattcgggccttgttatggtgttttatggatcgagacattctctggagtcatttggggatttggagatcccgagaacttataagaattgcgataaggctaaaaggatattattttgtgaagaaaattcataagaccttaaacaacctctaaatctttaagtaatgataataatctcgaaggaagcttaggagtcgaatcttagttttggaaaacgagaagtgtcgtcggatccaagtgttgagatattgagaggttttgagtatgttgatactcttgtgctctgggagcagttgtgttgttgggctatctgagagataagccgggaaacgggtagtttccgagcatgttgatgctctttgctcgttgagcagtgttgaccatcggatagagatgagtcggatgatttggagatcatcacgagatacagtttataccttcgggtacagtttatgccttcgggtacagtttatgccttcgggtacagtttatgccttcgggtacagtttatgccttcgggtaccgtttatgccttcgggtacagtttatgccttcgggtacagtttatgccttcgggtacagtttatgccttcgggtacagtttataccttcgggtaccgtttatgccttcgggtacagtttataccttcgggtaccgtttatgccttcgggtacagtttataccttcgggtacagtttataccttcgggtacagtttatgccttcgggtacagattataccttcgggtaccgtttatgccttcgggtacagtttataccttcgggtacagtttataccttcgggtaccgtttatgccttcgggtacagtttataccttcgggtacagtttataccttcgggtaccgtttatgccttcgggtacagtttataccttcgggtacagtttataccttcgggtaattcggacatcgacgggggatatgatcgaccgtgaggttaggatcgacctgttgattgtcgggcatagcggagggaaaagtcgacccgcagggttaggactgatccggctatgtcaaggttgtaagtgacactcgggagttatggtcgacacaatgccagtgttaggaccgactcaaacgtgcccagcctactctttctggaaccgtcgagattgacgttgcattgacatatcatgcaccctaattgtatcgttatgtgttttgatgagttgatgttgataaacatcgttatgtgttttgatgagtagatgttgatagatatcgttatgtgctttgacgattgaattgtactagagatttgataacatgctatgtttaaaccgtagggtagacaatgcagaacttatatgtatatatataacatatatatctataccccttatactttatctggtgtcttgtattctctatcctatattccgtaagttgacccttgcacgtgctacctgtgtttggggggctatgtatgccctttttgtcagatgtcgtcgatggattctttcgtgattcttcgtcattcggggaagacccggagcgaaatgactactactgagcctttgacgtggacccggacttcatgcatgaccagatgggagtcgatgatggaagtatgggggatgggtgattagagtctattaaggttgggtgttagtgtcctagctctgacttattcttatttttgagggcttgtgttgctgacacttgacctaacattttgggattgtacattttgcctacgggcgttacacttttctactttccgtcattggaggttactcgtgacgaggtcgctatttacagcgggggatgctatatatatatatggtatattagatctgttacctttcgcatttgggttttatctatttcagtcttgtcttagttattatcaaaaaaaaaaaaaatatttacgtttttccgcattaagtttattttggttactaaagtgacgccaccgaaatcggggtgttacagatttCTTTGATTTTCTGAACTGAGGGTACACATGTCGTACAGAATGATGCAACATTGGGTCTGGCATTGGTTGCTTAGTTTGCTTTTCAGATAAAACCGACTTATTTGCACTCTTGAAGCTGAAGCCTATCCCTTCCATATCTCCAACTGTTTTCCCAACTTCCAGAATCTCCTCTAACACATTAGTACtattattcatcatacgaaTAGACTTTGTCATACCTTCAAGCTTGGAGTTCAAAGGAGTAACTTCCTCTTGTAAGCTACCATTGATGATTAGAAGTTGCTTCTTTTCCGCAAGTAGATTATTGACGttctttacttcttcttgcaaaCTAGCATTAGTGCTCTGAAGCTTCTCATTCTCAGCACGCAACTTGCTGATggtctttacttcttcttgcaagctggagttattactctgaagttgcttcttctcagcaaccaaatccttgacttcttttctcattttctcaccatacgtacatgattcctcccacttagccagcaacaatttttaggtttcaactagttcttcctcatcaccatcacttgatTCAGCATCAGAATAGCACTTTCCAATGAGAGTCTTTTCATGAATAGCCTTTGttgtatcattctcatgtttgccCTTGAGTTGAAATTCAGTATTCTTCATATTGTCCAACACATTGTCCAGGACATTTGTATTTGACGTTCTTCCCAAACTCTTCAACACTTTGTTAAGAAATGATAgagctgaaggtatgaaaaacggtagaaagggggggtttgaataacgttttcaagttaaaacttccaccttaaagattttagcaaatctttcgagaacttaagtgctaaagataagagatagaaaagcacacaaggatttttatcctggttcacttgataaatccctcaagctaatccagtccacccgtcaaggtgatttcttccttcttagaatgaaggcaatccactaatcaggtaagagttacaactgcacttgaaacctacaagtgactaacaattacactgacttagctcacactaaaattcactctcttagtattctctaggatccgatcaaccttgatctcctaaaggtaactaaacaaactgtttaacaaagaatgtttacaagagatttgcttctgaaaagctaatagtaaacacaatgaatttcagatgaaagaatgcttgaaggtttttgaatatagcttgtgcttgtgtaaattcttccaaccgcatctttcaaacttcagtctctatttatactccaaggattagggtttgaacgctgcatggaaatgctaccgttggagggcagttctggaaattccagcttctgctgtgtctgagactgttaggtaggtcgtcaggatagtatagttgcttttgtacttggatagtgacttgacctttaaacctaggagacttctgatcaggggaatgcttcatgttggaacttgtgaagccggttgatcagagtcagagggaaagcacagatcctctgaccgttgtatcttctgattctgaactcagagggaagtacatggtcttcagagtttcttgcttctggacatcagagtttccactattcagcttctggatcttcagagtcttccacaccatcagaacatctgaaccttcagtgttgcttggttgtcagaacttccggatcttcagaacttctagtggctgagtccttatcagagcttgtataacttcagatcttctgaagcatttctactgttcatgctgaacatagacgttgcgaaagcgttgcttgggtcactctttatgcacagtgcttctgatttatgtgagattgaattgaggtcagagcctgtaaacagcacactcagaaaaacacgttagagtaccataattgttcatactcaaaagttaacttgtaatcatcaaaacataagagttgtgttgggtccaggtgggccagcatcctgcctgcaggtagcattcgaaacggggcgctgtctgctacgctataagaaataacgttgcgccctcactaacaccaattggttttggcgtagtggtaagcgcgtgatcctacaagtggtatcagagccaggtcccgtgttcgaatcccacggaaggcatgctgtgcagctagtttggctggcaggtgctggggggggggattgttgggtccaggtgggccagcatcctgcctgcaggtagcattcgaaacggggcgctgtctgctacgctataagaaataacgttgcgccct from Lotus japonicus ecotype B-129 chromosome 2, LjGifu_v1.2 includes:
- the LOC130738668 gene encoding uncharacterized protein LOC130738668, with protein sequence MKECRKKFVAASSLEVSNAPPTVHASIGESVSADPNVIVPNVIHEISVESVSVPNVEPHVETLFETTSDVNMEPSAGNPNPIVDTSELDLQIHQSTLGSEPSTGCKKSAIENVHELLSFWS